The nucleotide sequence caagttaaagaggtgttttctctcatgtgaagagtcatataatgcactataaatgcTTGACATTTGGGCATTAGTTGAATATACAAAAACCACACAACTACACACAACTTGGACAGAATTTTattacattaacaacataattcttcatcattctattattctaaatcatccatcaattctctaatgcatgagtgaattgctggaaccataaatctgtaaaatactgttaggagatacgcttggtgtggttgtgcaatacacgtcaaggaactcatagtatcctgaaggggattcgccggtcattcctattgcatccaatatacatttattggtgggggcgaatcgaacctaaaggttagtgtggcaaccccatacgctttgagttttacatgcatgatcattaaacatttcaggtttcaagtgcagcagcctCTTCCCAACAAACAAGATATATAACAATCTTTAGGTTCGATTTCTATGGCTGCTTCATTGAAAGAAATGACTTCTGACTTTGTTAAGTTGGAAAAGTTTGATGGGGGAAATTTCATCCGCTGgcaaaagaagatgaagtttcttcTTACAACATTGAAAGTGGCATACGTTCTGAACATGGCAAGGCCTGAGGAGAAGGATGATGAAACCGTTGCTGAGACAAGAGACAGACAGAAATGGGACAACGATGATTACATCTGCTTAGGACACATCCTGAATGGTATGTCTGACTCTTTGTTCGATATCTACCAGAGCAGCCCTTCTGCAAAAGACTTATGGGACAAATTGGAAACCAGATACATGCGTGAAGATGCAACAAGTAAGAAATTCCTTGTCTCTCATTTTAATAATTACAAAATGGTAGATCATAAGTCTGTTATGGAACAATTATATGAGATTGAACGTATTCTTAACAACTacaaacaacataacatgaATATGGATGAAACAATTATTGTATCATCCATAATTGACAAACTTCCTCCTTCTTGGAAAAATTTCAAACGAACCATGAAACATAAGAAGGAAGACATTTCTCTTGAGCAACTTGGCAATCACCTTCGTTTAGAAGAAGAATACCGAAAACAAGAAGGTATTAAGAATCATGTTACTCAATAGAAGGTTCATGTTATGGAAGAAGGAAattcaagcaaatcttccaaaaagAGAAATCATGAAAATGATAAGTCTCATCATAACCACAATGgtaataacaacaaaaagaaaaggaaaggtgAATGTTACTTTTGTGGGAAAGAATGACATTTCAAGAATGAATGCAGGTTctttaaaaagaagaacaaagaaaagaatTCAAGGGCAacaaatgatgattttgttgcGGTCATTTCTGAAATCAACATGATTGAAGATGTTGATTCATGGTGGATAGACTCTGGTGCTACTCGCCATGTgtgcaaaaacaagaaaatgttcAAGACCATCAATAAAGATGTGAGTGTTTTGTACATGGGAAATGATTCAACTGTGCAAGTCCAAGGAAAAGGGACCATAGAGATTGAATTCACTTCTGGAAAAACACTTACTCTTAAAGATGTATTTTATGTTCCTGAAGTTAGGAAGAACTTGATTTCTATACCATTACTTAATAAGAATGGGTTCAAATCTGTATTTGAGGGAGATAAATTTATCCTCTCAAAGGGGGTGTGTTTGTAGGAAAGGGATATTTGTGTGAGAATATGTTCAAATGTAATGTTGCAaatattaatgataataataataatatgatttctGCTTATATTGTTGAGTCTTGTGATTTATGGCATATGCGATTGGGACAtgttaattttagaaaattggaGGATATGATGAAATCAAATCTAATTc is from Medicago truncatula cultivar Jemalong A17 chromosome 1, MtrunA17r5.0-ANR, whole genome shotgun sequence and encodes:
- the LOC120577992 gene encoding uncharacterized protein, yielding MAASLKEMTSDFVKLEKFDGGNFIRWQKKMKFLLTTLKVAYVLNMARPEEKDDETVAETRDRQKWDNDDYICLGHILNGMSDSLFDIYQSSPSAKDLWDKLETRYMREDATSKKFLVSHFNNYKMVDHKSVMEQLYEIERILNNYKQHNMNMDETIIVSSIIDKLPPSWKNFKRTMKHKKEDISLEQLGNHLRLEEEYRKQEGIKNHVTQ